Proteins encoded together in one Rana temporaria chromosome 6, aRanTem1.1, whole genome shotgun sequence window:
- the LOC120943256 gene encoding uncharacterized protein LOC120943256 — protein MDIAYSVTTANILLNATLLEKYLSAIAPQNVTVFLEAFSSTAKQANLSEEQVTTIKKTLLVTELRGLQANFSTYTTEQWSVLFQNDLLNLTVYFNQTLLEIIPLNVTCSSYQAIVKAFSLQFSSMTDDTREAIYQNFLKPYLKAKIAISTVVCDAGNFQDWSELNFGAFFYFFSLEEIMTLNKNFTMVSSCTWVDITNPRLMMKRCKRSIKKGYHDIGWCNAIGFCHQRESHTPCLYHKGDS, from the exons ATGGACATAGCTTACTCAGTGACCACAGCTAACATTCTCCTCAATGCAACTTTGCTGGAAAAATATCTAAGTGCCATCGCACCGCAAAATGTTACAGTCTTCCTAGAAGCTTTCTCTTCTACAGCAAAACAG GCCAACCTGTCAGAGGAGCAAGTAACAACAATAAAGAAAACACTCCTAGTTACAGAGCTCAGGGGTCTTCAGGCCAACTTCTCTACTTATACAACTGAACAATGGAGCGTTTTGTTCCAAAACGACTTGCTTAACTTGACAGTATACTTCAACCAAACCCTTCTTGAGATCATCCCGCTGAACGTAACCTGCTCCTCCTACCAAGCAAT AGTTAAAGCATTTAGCCTTCAGTTTAGCTCAATGACAGATGACACAAGAGAAGCAATCTATCAGAACTTCCTGAAACCATACTTGAAGGCAAAGATAGCCATTTCCACAG tGGTTTGTGATGCTGGAAACTTCCAGGACTGGAGTGAACTGAACTTTGGAGCCTTTTTCTACTTCTTCTCACTTGAAGAAATCATGACActcaataaaaactttacaatGGTAAGCTCCTGCACATGGGTTGACATTACAAATCCTAGATTGATGATGAAGCGCTGTAAGAGGTCAATTAAAAAAGGTTACCATGACATAGGGTGGTGCAATGCTATAGGCTTTTGCCACCAAAGAGAATCACACACACCTTGCTTGTACCATAAAGGGGATTCGTGA